One region of Chanodichthys erythropterus isolate Z2021 chromosome 17, ASM2448905v1, whole genome shotgun sequence genomic DNA includes:
- the LOC137004222 gene encoding C3a anaphylatoxin chemotactic receptor-like, producing MTRITMDNSTVQTEIFSGIDIFITCIYFAILVVSLIGNGLVIFVTGYKMKTTVNSIWFLNLAIADFIFSLSIFIRALLDMHSIWHDDTSKNAFLWFIIDLTSSASILLLTTISLDRCLCTWMVVWSRNNRTVFKARIICIIVWVLSISGCIPAFINRLAEESEGSYPIQYYKFQITYIFIMGFVIPFLIIASSYIAIGVRVKRLKKENQFRSYRVIIAVVLAFFICWLPFHVYRFYIISAKENQWSDSAKEVLSKINIVVSFLVHLNSCLNPILYVFMCDEFKKKLKQSLLVVLETAFAEDHLDF from the coding sequence ATGACCAGAATCACTATGGACAATTCCACAGTGCAGACAGAGATCTTCTCAGGCATTGACATCTtcataacatgcatttactttGCCATCCTTGTTGTAAGTCTCATTGGAAATGGGCTCGTCATATTTGTGACTGGTTACAAAATGAAGACGACAGTCAACTCCATTTGGTTCCTCAACTTGGCGATTGCAGACTTCATCTTCTCCTTATCTATATTCATAAGAGCACTTTTAGACATGCACAGTATCTGGCATGATGATACATCCAAGAACGCATTTCTCTGGTTCATAATTGACCTAACCTCATCTGCTAGCATTTTGCTGCTGACAACTATTAGTCTGGACCGATGCCTGTGCACATGGATGGTTGTGTGGTCTCGTAATAATCGAACCGTATTCAAAGCCAGAATCATCTGCATAATTGTGTGGGTTTTATCCATCAGCGGCTGCATCCCTGCATTCATCAATCGCTTAGCAGAGGAGAGTGAAGGAAGCTATCCTATTCAATACTACAAGTTTCAGATCACATACATTTTCATAATGGGCTTTGTCATCCCCTTCCTGATCATTGCATCTTCATATATAGCTATTGGTGTGCGAGTCAAACGTCTCAAAAAGGAGAATCAGTTCAGGTCTTACCGGGTCATTATAGCTGTGGTCCTGGCATTTTTCATATGCTGGCTTCCTTTTCATGTCTACAGATTTTATATCATAAGTGCAAAAGAGAATCAGTGGAGTGATTCTGCTAAAGAGGTTCTTTCAAAAATTAATATTGTAGTAAGCTTCCTGGTTCATCTCAACAGCTGTCTGAACCCCATTCTCTATGTATTCATGTGTGATGAGTTTAAGAAGAAGCTGAAGCAGTCTCTGCTGGTGGTGCTGGAGACGGCTTTTGCTGAAGATCATCTGGACTTCTGA